One Streptomyces sp. NBC_01217 genomic region harbors:
- a CDS encoding DUF6227 family protein, producing MSDPYETTEQHLERLLRRALNSFDLPDSTVERLGTALAHSSSLHSSHHSSVLHRETYRHTYLLSDGTPFTLWELVHGGPRGATDPRTGTGPDLRHHELYNDEADVRIAAARLTGGVSEVPVFGDDGSQGDLEILTVLLTAPPAPMPRTYAPDNSADHARRVLRRAENGDSPGEETARLLRAAFAHHITQVFGRQCRVDGRDAGFTLYEHAFLLLDGSETSLWEVEHTATPDGRHMCEVYGDEDSARGAMESRTRIC from the coding sequence AGCGACTCCTGCGACGGGCACTCAACTCTTTCGACCTGCCCGACAGCACGGTCGAGAGACTCGGTACCGCGCTCGCCCACAGCAGTTCCCTGCACTCCTCGCACCACAGCTCCGTACTCCACCGCGAGACCTACCGGCACACCTACCTGCTGTCCGACGGCACCCCCTTCACCCTGTGGGAGCTGGTGCACGGCGGCCCGCGGGGCGCGACGGACCCGCGGACCGGGACGGGGCCCGACCTGCGGCACCACGAGCTGTACAACGACGAGGCCGATGTCCGCATCGCCGCCGCCCGGCTGACCGGCGGCGTCAGTGAGGTCCCGGTGTTCGGGGACGACGGATCGCAGGGCGATCTGGAGATCCTCACGGTCCTGTTGACGGCTCCCCCGGCCCCGATGCCCCGGACCTACGCCCCTGACAACTCCGCCGACCACGCCCGCCGCGTCCTGCGCCGCGCGGAGAACGGCGACAGCCCCGGCGAGGAGACCGCCCGGCTGCTGCGCGCCGCCTTCGCCCACCACATCACCCAGGTCTTCGGCCGACAGTGCCGGGTGGACGGACGGGACGCCGGATTCACGCTGTACGAGCACGCCTTCCTGCTGCTCGACGGCAGCGAGACGAGCCTGTGGGAGGTCGAGCACACGGCCACGCCGGACGGCCGGCACATGTGCGAGGTGTACGGCGACGAGGACTCCGCCCGCGGGGCCATGGAGAGCCGTACGCGCATCTGCTGA
- a CDS encoding MFS transporter has product MTSSTSLPSTASGPTVSSDPSDRRRWFALAIVMTAAFMDLVDVTIVNIAIPSIKSDTGASFSSIQWITAGYALAFAAGLITGGRLGDIYGRKRLFLIGIGGFTLASALCGFAANPEMLVASRILQGGTAALMVPQVLSIVHATFPAHERGKVFGLFGAIVGLGAVSGPLLGALLTEWNIAGLEWRPIFLINLPVGIAGLILGARFITESKAPKALRLDLVGVALVTLGLLMLIYPLTRGRELDWPLWGHLSMAGSLLVLLVLVLFERAKARKDGSPLIELSLFRVKSFAAGIAVQLTFGIGLGIFFLVWTLYMQMGLGWSALRAGLTGVPFSIAVSFAAGISVQKLVPRFGRKVLQAGALLMVVGLLLYIWESDRYGMGITSWQMVPPLVLMGLGMGLIVAPLTDVVLSEVPKEHSGSASGLINTVQQMGNALGLGLVAVVFFGSIGDRLTPQQVGPAFAEAFQNSLWWVAGVLAVIFLVMFALPAQPRQHVEGSGEGADAVDEPELGKEPALTP; this is encoded by the coding sequence ATGACTTCTTCCACATCTCTGCCGTCCACGGCATCCGGGCCCACGGTGTCCTCGGACCCGTCGGACCGGCGACGCTGGTTCGCGCTCGCCATCGTGATGACCGCGGCCTTCATGGACCTGGTCGACGTCACGATCGTCAACATCGCCATACCGAGCATCAAGAGCGACACCGGTGCCTCGTTCAGCTCGATCCAGTGGATCACCGCCGGGTATGCCCTGGCCTTCGCCGCCGGTCTGATCACGGGCGGCCGGCTGGGCGACATCTACGGCCGCAAGCGGCTCTTCCTCATCGGCATCGGCGGCTTCACGCTGGCCTCCGCGCTCTGCGGCTTCGCCGCGAACCCGGAGATGCTGGTCGCCTCCCGCATCCTCCAGGGCGGCACCGCCGCGCTGATGGTTCCGCAGGTGCTGTCGATCGTGCACGCCACCTTCCCGGCGCACGAGCGTGGCAAGGTCTTCGGCCTCTTCGGCGCGATAGTCGGTCTCGGTGCCGTCTCCGGACCGCTGCTGGGCGCGCTGCTCACCGAGTGGAACATCGCCGGTCTCGAATGGCGCCCGATCTTCCTGATCAACCTCCCGGTCGGCATCGCGGGCCTGATCCTGGGAGCCAGGTTCATCACCGAGTCCAAGGCCCCGAAGGCGCTCCGGCTCGACCTGGTCGGCGTCGCGCTGGTGACGCTGGGGCTGCTGATGCTGATCTACCCGCTGACCCGTGGGCGCGAGCTGGACTGGCCGCTGTGGGGCCACCTGTCGATGGCGGGCAGCCTGCTGGTCCTCCTGGTCCTGGTGCTGTTCGAGCGGGCGAAGGCGCGCAAGGACGGTTCGCCGCTGATCGAGCTGTCGCTGTTCCGGGTCAAGAGCTTCGCGGCGGGCATCGCCGTGCAGCTGACCTTCGGCATCGGCCTCGGCATCTTCTTCCTGGTCTGGACGCTGTACATGCAGATGGGCCTCGGCTGGAGCGCGCTGCGGGCCGGCCTGACCGGCGTCCCGTTCTCGATCGCCGTCTCGTTCGCCGCGGGTATCTCCGTACAGAAGCTGGTGCCCCGCTTCGGCCGCAAGGTCCTTCAGGCGGGCGCGCTGCTGATGGTCGTCGGCCTGCTGCTCTACATCTGGGAGTCCGACCGGTACGGCATGGGCATCACGTCCTGGCAGATGGTGCCGCCGCTGGTGCTCATGGGCCTCGGCATGGGGCTGATCGTGGCCCCGCTGACGGACGTGGTGCTGTCCGAGGTGCCGAAGGAGCACTCCGGCTCGGCCTCCGGCCTGATCAACACCGTGCAGCAGATGGGCAATGCGCTCGGGCTCGGACTGGTCGCGGTCGTCTTCTTCGGCTCGATCGGGGACCGGCTGACGCCCCAGCAGGTGGGCCCGGCGTTCGCGGAGGCGTTCCAGAACTCGCTGTGGTGGGTGGCGGGGGTGCTCGCGGTGATCTTCCTGGTGATGTTCGCGCTGCCCGCGCAGCCGCGGCAGCACGTGGAGGGCAGCGGCGAGGGGGCGGACGCCGTGGACGAGCCCGAACTCGGCAAGGAGCCCGCGCTGACGCCGTGA
- a CDS encoding helix-turn-helix transcriptional regulator translates to MTDTPARLLNLLSLLQTPREWPGSELAERLSVSPRTIRRDIDRLRELGYPVEASRGSVGGYRLVAGAAMPPLLLDDEEAVAIAVGLRAGAGHAIEGVDEASVRALAKLEQVLPSRLRHRVSTLQNATMPLTRGDGSTIDPHTLTVMAAAVTGRERLRFAYRAGDGAETKRQAEPYRLVSTGWRWYLVAYDLEREDWRTFRVDRVSEPLATGVRFTPRELPTGDAAAFLGRSIARRQPELAVDVSFAAPADYVSARLPASFRPLERTGENGCRLRAVLADSLEWVALRLALVDCEFTAHEPPQLVEYLGDLGARLTRATAH, encoded by the coding sequence ATGACCGACACCCCGGCACGGCTGCTGAATCTGCTGTCGCTCCTCCAGACGCCCCGCGAGTGGCCCGGCAGCGAACTCGCCGAACGGCTCAGTGTCAGCCCGCGCACGATCCGCCGCGACATCGACCGGCTCCGCGAGCTCGGCTATCCGGTGGAGGCCTCGCGCGGATCGGTCGGCGGCTACCGCCTCGTCGCGGGCGCGGCGATGCCGCCTCTGCTCCTCGACGACGAGGAGGCGGTGGCCATCGCGGTGGGCCTGCGGGCGGGCGCGGGGCATGCCATCGAGGGCGTCGACGAGGCCTCCGTGCGGGCTCTGGCGAAGCTGGAGCAGGTGCTGCCGTCGCGGCTGCGGCACCGGGTCTCGACGCTGCAGAACGCCACGATGCCGCTGACCCGCGGCGACGGCTCGACGATCGATCCGCACACGCTGACAGTGATGGCCGCGGCGGTCACCGGCCGGGAGCGGCTGCGGTTCGCCTACCGCGCGGGGGACGGCGCCGAGACGAAGCGGCAGGCCGAGCCGTACCGGCTGGTGAGCACGGGGTGGCGCTGGTATCTCGTCGCATACGACCTGGAGCGCGAGGACTGGCGTACGTTCCGGGTCGACCGGGTCAGCGAGCCGTTGGCGACCGGGGTCCGGTTCACGCCGCGCGAGCTTCCGACGGGTGACGCGGCGGCGTTCCTCGGCCGCTCCATCGCCCGGCGGCAGCCGGAGCTGGCGGTCGATGTGAGCTTCGCGGCGCCGGCGGACTATGTGTCCGCGCGGCTGCCGGCCTCGTTCCGGCCGTTGGAGCGGACCGGCGAGAACGGCTGCCGGCTGCGGGCGGTGCTGGCGGACTCGCTGGAGTGGGTGGCGCTCCGGCTGGCGCTGGTGGACTGCGAGTTCACCGCGCACGAGCCGCCGCAGCTGGTGGAGTACCTGGGCGATCTGGGGGCCCGGCTGACCCGCGCGACGGCCCACTGA
- a CDS encoding sigma-70 family RNA polymerase sigma factor, with the protein MATRAVARRSSASGGTNRASSVRASGGEIADRDLVGMYLDEIARTPLLDAAKEVELSQTIEAGVYARQILDGAVESEAGGATREELEALVAEGERAKDIFIRSNLRLVVAVARRYPRAGLPLLDLIQEGNAGLVRAVEKFDYAKGFKFSTYATWWIRQAITRSIADQSRTIRLPVHLVEELGRIRRVQREFNREHGREPEHAEIAAELDTTPQRVGDVLDWARDPVSLNMSVDDEGDTQFGDLLEDTSAVSPEQSVMTLLRSEELEDLIGKLDNRTASIIRMRYGIEDGRERTLTEVGKQHGLTRERIRQIEKHALLELKRMAHDTGFDAAA; encoded by the coding sequence ATGGCAACCCGTGCCGTCGCCCGTCGTTCGTCCGCCTCCGGCGGGACCAACCGGGCAAGCAGCGTTCGCGCCTCGGGCGGGGAGATCGCCGATCGCGACCTGGTCGGCATGTACCTGGACGAGATCGCGCGTACGCCACTGCTCGATGCCGCAAAGGAGGTCGAGCTGTCGCAGACCATCGAGGCGGGTGTTTACGCGCGACAGATACTCGACGGCGCGGTGGAGAGCGAAGCCGGTGGAGCGACGCGAGAAGAGCTGGAGGCGCTGGTCGCCGAGGGCGAGCGCGCCAAGGACATATTCATCCGTTCCAACCTCCGACTCGTCGTTGCCGTCGCCCGGCGCTATCCGCGGGCAGGGCTGCCCCTGCTCGACCTGATCCAGGAGGGCAACGCCGGCTTGGTGCGCGCGGTCGAGAAGTTCGACTACGCCAAGGGCTTCAAGTTCTCCACGTATGCGACGTGGTGGATCCGTCAGGCCATCACCCGATCCATAGCCGACCAGTCCCGTACGATCCGGCTCCCCGTCCACCTGGTGGAGGAGCTCGGCCGGATCCGCAGGGTGCAGCGCGAATTCAACCGCGAGCACGGGCGCGAGCCGGAGCACGCGGAGATAGCCGCCGAGCTGGACACCACGCCGCAGCGCGTGGGCGACGTCCTGGACTGGGCCCGTGACCCGGTCAGTCTCAACATGTCCGTGGACGACGAGGGCGACACGCAGTTCGGCGATCTGCTGGAGGACACCTCCGCGGTGTCGCCCGAGCAGTCGGTGATGACGCTGCTGCGCAGCGAGGAGCTGGAGGACCTGATCGGCAAGCTCGACAACCGCACCGCGTCGATCATCCGCATGCGGTACGGCATCGAGGACGGCCGTGAGCGGACCCTCACCGAGGTGGGCAAGCAGCACGGGCTGACCCGTGAGCGGATTCGCCAGATCGAGAAGCACGCGCTGCTCGAACTGAAGCGAATGGCCCACGACACGGGTTTTGACGCTGCGGCGTGA
- a CDS encoding GNAT family N-acetyltransferase, with translation MPSTQTEVQVRPGVEDDLVALTDIYNHYVRETALTFDTAPFSLEQRLPWLRSHPEDGPHRLLVAQDVRIVGPASVLGYATSSAFRPKAAYATSVEVSVYCAPSATGRGIGTLLYSSLFEALAGEDVHRAYAGITQPNDASVRLHERFGFRHVGTYAEVGRKFGTYWDVAWYERPLGPQS, from the coding sequence ATGCCGAGCACCCAGACAGAAGTGCAGGTCAGGCCGGGCGTCGAAGATGATTTGGTGGCGCTCACGGACATCTACAACCATTACGTGCGTGAGACCGCGCTCACCTTCGATACGGCTCCCTTCTCACTCGAACAGCGGCTGCCGTGGCTTCGTTCCCATCCTGAAGACGGCCCGCACCGTCTTCTGGTTGCTCAGGATGTCCGCATTGTCGGCCCGGCCTCGGTTCTGGGATATGCCACCAGCAGCGCTTTCCGCCCCAAGGCGGCGTACGCGACCTCGGTCGAGGTGAGCGTGTACTGCGCCCCGTCGGCCACCGGCCGCGGCATCGGCACGCTCCTGTACTCGTCCCTGTTCGAGGCGCTGGCGGGCGAGGACGTGCACCGCGCGTACGCGGGCATCACCCAGCCCAACGACGCCTCGGTCCGGCTGCACGAGCGCTTCGGTTTCCGCCATGTCGGTACGTACGCCGAGGTGGGCCGGAAGTTCGGCACGTACTGGGACGTGGCCTGGTACGAGAGGCCGCTGGGACCACAGTCCTAG
- a CDS encoding questin oxidase family protein, with amino-acid sequence MDDTTKEAAPDTTGTLDEALERLHTAGPERNGWLSNHGPMAVEALVRHGQAPAVHRWLDHYSHKLEDMPATASRVTAENWREALGDPRRIADWTAHFERETAERPWRDVLTEWWPRLLPGIAAGATHPVIRVGHSVRTLLAGEASAPRIAELAHGLGYWAARHQPLRALAPLPPAPSAAAALDAVPPVPEQSGGIRDRLAQLTAFPVWPQRFTDDPDEARAGLEELVRAATHRYATHGHGEPIMLVHAATAPNAVLRTLPALPRALWVASLHAAWAASAAVTAAYSPAGLAPYTPASASAGELFARAAAHGDDHTIKFTDTALDVGDTTALAAALRSIELNPPVL; translated from the coding sequence ATGGACGACACGACGAAAGAGGCCGCCCCCGACACCACGGGCACGCTCGACGAGGCACTGGAGCGCCTCCACACCGCGGGCCCCGAACGGAACGGCTGGCTGAGCAATCACGGCCCGATGGCCGTAGAGGCGCTGGTCCGGCACGGTCAGGCACCGGCCGTCCACCGATGGCTCGACCACTACAGCCACAAGCTGGAGGACATGCCGGCCACCGCGTCCCGGGTGACCGCGGAGAACTGGCGCGAGGCCCTGGGCGACCCGCGCCGGATCGCGGACTGGACGGCGCACTTCGAGCGGGAGACGGCCGAGCGCCCCTGGCGGGACGTGCTGACCGAGTGGTGGCCGCGGCTGCTGCCCGGCATCGCGGCGGGCGCCACCCACCCCGTGATCCGGGTCGGCCACTCCGTGCGCACCCTGCTCGCCGGTGAGGCGAGCGCGCCCCGGATCGCCGAGCTCGCCCACGGCCTCGGCTACTGGGCCGCCCGCCACCAGCCACTGCGCGCCCTGGCCCCGCTCCCGCCCGCGCCGAGCGCCGCGGCCGCGCTGGACGCCGTACCGCCGGTGCCCGAGCAGAGCGGCGGCATCCGGGACCGGTTGGCGCAGCTCACCGCGTTCCCCGTGTGGCCGCAGCGGTTCACCGACGACCCGGACGAGGCACGGGCCGGGCTGGAGGAGCTGGTGCGGGCCGCGACCCACCGCTATGCCACGCACGGCCACGGCGAACCGATCATGCTGGTGCACGCCGCGACCGCGCCCAATGCCGTGCTGCGTACGCTGCCCGCGCTCCCCCGCGCCCTGTGGGTGGCGAGCCTGCACGCCGCCTGGGCGGCGAGCGCGGCGGTCACCGCCGCGTACAGTCCGGCCGGGCTGGCCCCGTACACACCGGCGTCCGCGTCCGCCGGGGAGCTCTTCGCCCGGGCGGCGGCGCACGGCGACGATCACACCATCAAGTTCACCGACACCGCGCTGGACGTCGGCGATACGACGGCCCTCGCCGCCGCTCTCCGCTCGATCGAGCTGAACCCGCCGGTCCTGTGA
- a CDS encoding dioxygenase family protein, with protein sequence MTVTAERMPALYLSHGAPPLADDPVWPGELAAWSAQLPRPRAILMVSAHWEEAPLALGATQAVPLVYDFWGFPEHYYQVQYAAPGAPALAENVRKLLRGAGTPVQDIPDRGLDHGAYVPLVEMFPGADIPVLQISMPTLDPQKLMDIGRRLAPLRDEGVLIVGSGFFTHNLAALRHAGGGTPGWSAEFDDWGNRALRAQDIDALLDFEHKSPAGRLAHPRTEHFAPLFVTLGASENELDRGRSVIDGFWMGLAKRSVQFG encoded by the coding sequence ATGACAGTCACCGCGGAGCGCATGCCCGCCCTCTATCTCTCCCACGGCGCACCGCCGCTGGCGGACGACCCGGTCTGGCCCGGCGAACTGGCCGCCTGGTCCGCCCAGTTGCCCCGCCCCCGCGCGATCCTGATGGTCTCCGCCCACTGGGAGGAGGCCCCGCTCGCCCTCGGCGCCACGCAGGCGGTCCCGCTCGTCTACGACTTCTGGGGTTTCCCGGAGCACTACTACCAGGTGCAGTACGCCGCCCCGGGCGCGCCCGCGCTGGCGGAGAACGTACGCAAGCTGCTGCGCGGCGCCGGTACACCGGTCCAGGACATCCCGGACCGCGGGCTCGACCACGGGGCGTACGTCCCGCTGGTGGAGATGTTCCCCGGCGCCGACATCCCCGTACTCCAGATCTCCATGCCCACGCTGGACCCGCAGAAGCTGATGGACATCGGACGCAGGCTCGCACCGCTGCGCGACGAGGGCGTCCTGATCGTCGGCAGCGGCTTCTTCACCCACAACCTGGCCGCCCTGCGGCATGCGGGCGGCGGCACGCCCGGCTGGTCGGCGGAGTTCGACGACTGGGGGAACCGGGCGCTGCGGGCGCAGGACATCGACGCCCTGCTCGACTTCGAGCACAAGTCCCCGGCGGGCCGGCTGGCCCACCCGCGCACCGAGCACTTCGCGCCGCTCTTCGTGACGCTCGGCGCCTCGGAGAACGAACTGGACCGGGGGCGCAGTGTCATCGACGGGTTCTGGATGGGGCTCGCGAAGCGTTCGGTGCAGTTCGGCTGA
- a CDS encoding MarR family winged helix-turn-helix transcriptional regulator, translating into MEYMTTAPPGEPRWLSDEEQGVWSAYLHATTLMEDHLDRQLQRDAGMPHIYYGLLVQLSRAPRRQKRMTELAKDAKITRSRLSHAVARLEKNGWVRREDCPSDKRGQNAVLTDEGYEMLRRSAPGHVSAVRQAMFDRLTPEQVRSLGEIMQAVATGLQPEGTDADLPWLR; encoded by the coding sequence GTGGAGTACATGACCACGGCACCACCCGGCGAGCCCCGCTGGCTCTCCGACGAAGAGCAGGGCGTCTGGAGTGCGTATCTCCACGCCACCACGCTCATGGAGGACCACCTCGACCGCCAGTTGCAGCGCGATGCCGGGATGCCGCACATCTACTACGGACTGCTCGTCCAGCTCTCCCGGGCGCCGCGCCGCCAGAAGCGGATGACCGAGCTCGCCAAGGACGCCAAGATCACCCGCTCCCGGCTCTCGCACGCCGTCGCGCGGCTGGAGAAGAACGGCTGGGTGCGCCGCGAGGACTGCCCGTCCGACAAGCGCGGCCAGAACGCGGTCCTCACCGACGAGGGCTACGAGATGCTCCGCCGGTCCGCGCCGGGTCATGTCAGCGCCGTACGCCAGGCGATGTTCGACCGGCTCACACCCGAGCAGGTGCGCTCGCTCGGCGAGATCATGCAGGCCGTCGCCACCGGACTGCAGCCGGAGGGCACGGACGCGGACCTGCCCTGGCTGCGCTGA
- a CDS encoding MFS transporter: MSKTADIRLPDPSRWKALAFIALAQLMVVLDATIVNIALPHAQTALGISDANKQWVITAYALAFGGLLLFGGRIADLWGRKRTFVVGLIGFALASALGGAAQNQGMLFGSRALQGVFGALLAPAALSLLAVMFTDAKERAKAFGIYGAIAGGGGAVGLILGGFLTQALNWRWTFFVNIPFAIVAAAGAYFVIREPSGSRNRSSLDIPGVVLSALGLVSLVYGFTRAESSGWSDAVTIGMFVASGVLLLAFVLTEARVKSPLLPLRVVLDRNRGGVYLSLGLAIIAMFGLFLFLTYYLQVVRGYSPIRTGFAFLPMIAGMITGSTQIGARLMTRVPARRLMGPGFLAAAIGMLLLTQLEIDSSYTALILPAQLLLGLGMGTAFMPAMSLATHGVEPRDSGVASAMVNTSQQVGGAIGTALLNTIAASAATAYATSHAALGASDPELLKLQSMVHGFTGAIWWAVGILVVASAIAVTFINAGRPSATITGASGSGDADGAEEFKVPVVAH, encoded by the coding sequence ATGTCAAAAACAGCTGATATCCGACTTCCGGACCCCAGCCGCTGGAAAGCGCTGGCGTTCATCGCCCTCGCGCAGCTGATGGTCGTGCTCGACGCCACGATCGTGAACATCGCGCTGCCGCACGCCCAGACGGCCCTGGGCATATCCGACGCCAACAAGCAGTGGGTCATCACGGCCTATGCCCTCGCCTTCGGCGGACTGCTGCTCTTCGGCGGCCGGATCGCCGACCTCTGGGGCCGCAAGCGGACCTTCGTCGTCGGCCTGATCGGCTTCGCGCTGGCCTCCGCGCTCGGTGGCGCGGCGCAGAACCAGGGCATGCTCTTCGGCTCCCGGGCACTCCAGGGTGTCTTCGGCGCGCTGCTCGCCCCGGCGGCCCTGTCGCTGCTCGCCGTGATGTTCACCGATGCCAAGGAGCGCGCCAAGGCGTTCGGCATCTACGGTGCGATCGCCGGTGGCGGTGGCGCCGTCGGCCTGATCCTCGGCGGCTTCCTCACCCAGGCGCTGAACTGGCGCTGGACGTTCTTCGTCAACATCCCGTTCGCCATCGTCGCGGCCGCGGGCGCGTACTTCGTGATCCGTGAGCCGTCCGGCAGCCGCAACCGCTCGTCGCTCGACATCCCGGGCGTCGTCCTGTCCGCGCTGGGTCTGGTCTCGCTGGTGTACGGATTCACCCGCGCCGAGTCCTCCGGCTGGTCGGACGCGGTGACCATCGGCATGTTCGTCGCATCCGGTGTGCTGCTCCTGGCGTTCGTGCTGACCGAGGCCCGGGTCAAGTCGCCGCTGCTGCCGCTGCGGGTCGTGCTGGACCGCAACCGCGGTGGTGTCTACCTCTCGCTGGGTCTGGCCATCATCGCGATGTTCGGGCTGTTCCTCTTCCTGACGTACTACCTGCAGGTCGTGAGGGGCTACTCGCCGATCAGGACGGGCTTCGCCTTCCTCCCGATGATCGCGGGCATGATCACCGGCTCGACGCAGATCGGTGCCCGGCTGATGACCCGGGTCCCGGCGCGCAGGCTCATGGGCCCCGGCTTCCTGGCCGCCGCCATCGGCATGCTGCTGCTGACGCAGCTGGAGATCGACTCCTCGTACACCGCGCTCATCCTGCCCGCACAGCTCCTGCTGGGGCTGGGCATGGGTACGGCGTTCATGCCGGCCATGTCGCTGGCCACGCACGGCGTCGAGCCGAGGGACTCGGGTGTCGCCTCCGCGATGGTCAACACCTCGCAGCAGGTGGGCGGCGCGATCGGTACAGCGCTGCTGAACACCATCGCCGCCTCCGCCGCGACGGCGTACGCCACCTCGCACGCCGCACTCGGCGCCTCCGACCCGGAGCTGCTGAAGCTCCAGTCGATGGTGCACGGCTTCACCGGCGCCATCTGGTGGGCCGTCGGCATCCTGGTGGTGGCCTCCGCGATCGCGGTGACCTTCATCAACGCCGGGCGCCCCTCCGCGACCATCACCGGAGCCTCCGGTTCGGGTGACGCGGACGGTGCCGAGGAGTTCAAGGTCCCGGTCGTCGCTCACTGA
- a CDS encoding TetR/AcrR family transcriptional regulator, whose translation MDTVTRTASAAAQPRTTRPRADALRNRERIVAAAREMFVEFGPDVPLDEVARRAGVGNATLYRNFPDRAALTHEVVLAVTSRTTDRAEEATAGETDPFAALSRFVHAAADERIGALCPMLAGGFDKSHPDLLAERRRLEEAVEGLVSRAMSAGRLRTDIAVGDVMVALFQLTRPLPGTGCLAIDRFTHRHLQLFLDGLEAPARSRLPGTAATLEDLRRRP comes from the coding sequence GTGGATACCGTCACCCGCACCGCCAGCGCGGCCGCGCAGCCCAGGACGACCCGTCCGCGGGCCGATGCACTGCGCAACCGGGAGCGGATCGTGGCGGCGGCGCGCGAGATGTTCGTCGAGTTCGGGCCGGATGTGCCGCTCGACGAGGTGGCCCGCCGTGCCGGTGTCGGCAATGCCACGCTCTACCGGAATTTCCCCGACCGGGCCGCGCTGACGCACGAGGTCGTGCTCGCGGTCACCTCCCGCACCACCGACCGCGCCGAAGAGGCGACGGCCGGGGAAACCGATCCCTTCGCCGCGCTCAGCCGCTTCGTGCACGCGGCGGCCGACGAACGGATCGGTGCGCTGTGCCCGATGCTGGCCGGCGGCTTCGACAAGTCCCATCCCGATCTGCTCGCCGAGCGCCGGCGCCTCGAAGAGGCCGTCGAAGGGCTCGTGTCGCGCGCCATGTCCGCGGGGCGCCTGCGTACCGACATCGCCGTCGGTGACGTCATGGTCGCCCTCTTCCAGCTCACCCGGCCCCTGCCCGGCACCGGCTGCCTGGCCATCGACCGGTTCACCCACCGCCATCTACAGCTGTTCCTGGACGGACTGGAGGCTCCGGCCCGGTCCCGACTGCCCGGAACGGCTGCGACCCTGGAGGATCTGCGGCGACGGCCATGA
- a CDS encoding M6 family metalloprotease domain-containing protein, whose protein sequence is MQKSRRRIRKHRHPVALVSATALVVTTMATASSSLPIPSRASAGPTAEARSAGIAPCRIPAAMGVQMSEGMPTPTGYARSTGKVHALNLMVDFPDAPGTEPAMDRYAEFFPQTTNWFRTGSYGRLTYIPDAPLKSWLRMPLPFSEYGIDRGSPYEPGYRHLVQDIVATADPKIDFGRYDLVNILVTPNAGPSALDTVLSVTFSGNDDALHADGVALSNMSFIYSRQDDGSGSYPQTGYRVLPHENGHVFGLPDLYTTEGGGSVGHWDIMSEDWGANNDLLGWHKWKLGWLDNKQISCASGSGTSDHVLEPLSTRGGTKLAFVPLSGESGYAVEVRTQAGNDHAVCRPGVLIYKVSSDVDTGQKPVSVADSTKDSSGCTRLPNVHAQLSDATYQKGGTFTDRTNGIRITVVDKDDKGNYHVRITRP, encoded by the coding sequence ATGCAGAAATCCCGCCGCCGGATACGCAAGCACCGCCACCCGGTCGCGCTCGTCTCCGCAACGGCCCTGGTCGTCACCACCATGGCCACGGCCAGCAGCAGTCTCCCGATACCCAGCCGGGCCTCGGCCGGCCCCACCGCCGAGGCCCGTTCGGCGGGCATCGCCCCGTGCCGGATACCGGCGGCCATGGGCGTACAGATGTCGGAGGGCATGCCGACACCGACGGGCTACGCCCGCTCCACGGGCAAGGTCCACGCCCTCAACCTGATGGTCGACTTCCCGGACGCACCGGGCACCGAGCCGGCGATGGACCGGTACGCCGAATTCTTCCCGCAGACCACGAACTGGTTCCGGACCGGTTCGTACGGACGGCTCACCTACATCCCCGACGCCCCCCTGAAGTCCTGGCTGCGGATGCCACTGCCGTTCTCGGAGTACGGGATAGACCGCGGATCGCCGTACGAACCGGGCTACCGCCACCTCGTCCAGGACATAGTCGCCACGGCCGACCCGAAGATCGACTTCGGCAGGTACGACCTGGTCAACATCCTGGTCACACCCAACGCCGGGCCCTCCGCCCTGGACACCGTCCTGTCCGTGACCTTCTCCGGCAACGACGACGCCCTGCACGCGGACGGTGTCGCGCTCTCCAACATGTCCTTCATATACAGCCGCCAGGACGACGGCTCGGGGTCCTACCCGCAGACCGGCTACCGCGTCCTGCCGCACGAGAACGGCCATGTCTTCGGCCTTCCCGACCTCTATACGACGGAGGGCGGCGGCTCGGTCGGGCACTGGGACATCATGTCCGAGGACTGGGGGGCCAACAACGACCTGCTGGGCTGGCACAAGTGGAAGCTCGGCTGGCTGGACAACAAGCAGATCAGCTGCGCCTCCGGGTCCGGCACCAGCGACCACGTACTCGAACCGCTCTCCACCCGGGGCGGCACGAAGCTGGCGTTCGTACCGCTGAGCGGCGAGTCCGGCTACGCCGTGGAGGTACGGACCCAGGCGGGCAACGACCATGCGGTCTGCCGCCCCGGCGTGCTGATCTACAAGGTGAGCTCGGACGTCGACACCGGCCAGAAGCCGGTGTCCGTGGCCGACAGCACCAAGGACAGCAGCGGCTGCACCCGGCTGCCCAATGTGCATGCCCAGCTCTCCGACGCCACCTACCAGAAGGGCGGGACGTTCACCGACCGGACCAACGGGATACGCATAACCGTGGTCGACAAGGACGACAAGGGGAACTACCACGTCCGGATCACTCGCCCCTGA